The Collimonas sp. PA-H2 genome contains a region encoding:
- a CDS encoding OmpA family protein translates to MRHSSSILCRALCISMLYCLAFSATAGDTSEVNFPALDSSYLKTGDFVGPDHVKRITPGLHKDQVRLELGNPHFSEGIFNVREWDYVFNFYTGKGNEYVTCQFKVKFDSNNRATSTHWKNPECEGYVNPPQVKDTPIVPVAEKPLKRRMEFGADGLFAFGKSDLSNLDSTGRGKLDDLADHLKQDAITLSSVVVTGYTDRIGSEEANLVLSQARADTIRDYLIQKGLDAHLVRAYGAGKAKPVVQCPGQKLTPQLVGCLQPNRRMEIEIVGER, encoded by the coding sequence ATGCGACATTCTTCCAGCATCCTCTGTCGGGCTTTATGCATAAGCATGCTTTATTGCTTGGCTTTTTCCGCGACTGCCGGCGACACCAGCGAAGTGAATTTTCCAGCGCTCGACAGCTCTTACTTGAAAACAGGTGATTTTGTCGGCCCAGACCACGTAAAGCGGATAACGCCGGGCTTGCATAAAGACCAGGTCCGCCTGGAGCTCGGTAATCCTCATTTCAGCGAAGGAATCTTCAATGTACGCGAGTGGGACTATGTGTTCAATTTCTATACAGGTAAGGGCAACGAGTACGTTACCTGTCAATTCAAGGTGAAGTTCGACTCGAATAACCGCGCTACGTCTACCCATTGGAAGAACCCGGAATGCGAAGGGTACGTCAATCCGCCTCAAGTCAAAGACACGCCCATAGTGCCGGTAGCAGAAAAACCCTTGAAGCGCCGCATGGAATTCGGTGCAGACGGACTTTTTGCATTTGGTAAATCGGACCTCAGCAACCTGGATTCGACAGGACGCGGCAAACTTGACGATCTGGCAGACCATCTCAAGCAGGACGCAATCACGTTGTCATCTGTCGTTGTGACAGGGTACACAGACCGGATTGGTTCTGAAGAGGCAAATCTCGTACTGTCGCAAGCAAGGGCCGATACGATTCGCGATTATTTAATACAAAAAGGTTTGGATGCTCATCTGGTTCGGGCATATGGCGCCGGCAAAGCCAAGCCCGTCGTTCAATGTCCGGGGCAGAAATTGACGCCACAGCTGGTGGGGTGCCTGCAACCCAATCGACGCATGGAGATCGAGATTGTCGGGGAGCGATGA